Proteins encoded together in one Streptomyces sp. NA04227 window:
- a CDS encoding alpha/beta hydrolase — MDPELEAFVPLFPRADLTDPITQRDNFAQLAASVPSPDTTGLDIEDRTVPADPEVAVRIYRPRESPEPRGALIWLHGGGWVMGNLETEHPWAARIATGSGAVVISVNYRLAPENPFPAALDDAYAVLNWTAEYAAELGIDPDRIAVGGHSAGGGLAAGVALRARDEQGPAICFQLLNQPGLDDRQQTWSVRNFTDTPWMNSDKVAAAWRHYLGPATATQYAAPARATDLSGLPPAYIAAAEFCPNRDENIAYAQRLLEAGVSVELHQWAGTFHGSQAILTAEVSQRQHAEIYAVLRRALA; from the coding sequence ACAACTTCGCCCAACTGGCCGCCTCCGTACCGTCACCCGACACCACCGGCCTGGACATCGAGGACCGTACGGTGCCCGCCGATCCCGAGGTGGCGGTAAGGATCTACCGTCCGCGCGAGTCGCCCGAACCGCGGGGTGCCCTCATATGGCTGCACGGCGGCGGATGGGTCATGGGCAACCTGGAGACCGAGCATCCGTGGGCGGCCCGGATCGCGACCGGCTCCGGCGCGGTGGTGATCTCGGTGAACTACCGCCTGGCGCCCGAGAATCCGTTCCCCGCGGCGCTGGACGACGCCTACGCCGTACTGAACTGGACCGCCGAGTACGCGGCCGAACTCGGGATCGACCCGGACCGGATCGCGGTCGGGGGCCACAGCGCGGGCGGCGGTCTCGCGGCCGGGGTGGCACTGCGGGCACGAGACGAGCAGGGCCCGGCGATCTGCTTCCAACTGCTCAACCAGCCGGGGCTCGACGACCGTCAACAGACGTGGTCGGTACGGAACTTCACGGACACGCCCTGGATGAACAGCGACAAGGTGGCCGCTGCGTGGCGGCACTACCTGGGCCCGGCCACCGCCACGCAGTACGCCGCCCCGGCCCGGGCCACCGATCTGTCCGGCCTGCCGCCCGCCTACATAGCCGCCGCGGAGTTCTGTCCGAACCGCGACGAGAACATCGCCTACGCGCAGCGCCTCCTCGAGGCGGGCGTTTCGGTGGAACTCCATCAGTGGGCCGGTACGTTTCACGGCTCGCAGGCGATCCTGACCGCTGAGGTGTCCCAGCGGCAGCACGCGGAGATCTACGCGGTGCTGCGCCGCGCCCTCGCCTAG
- a CDS encoding YncE family protein has protein sequence MTRATLVAAAALVAGGCVTRADGADGNASPAPARSATAPVPTPEGRSPEGTLLVADFGADTVTFVAPDRGAFDSVKVGTAPYGLVVGRDGRAWVATAEGVAVVDTSARKRIAVVPYESEGIGEPTHGEYRGGGMGIALGPDGRRAYVGVNHPGKNGALEVVDTGTLKVAGTAEVGRRPFDVDVSEDGGEVYATGHDSFDVTVVATDSLDTRRIEVAPYGTRGGLGSWLKPHYAAVRPADGKLLLPFEGERLVVLDPLTGESHTEEMTANTHQHGVTITGDGTLLAVGTGPIDPAEDESPSLTVRAPGGEEKVIPLTGPHEDVAVSPDGATAYVTGGFTRDGYWNGITVVDLDSGGSRRLTAGERPLGIALVFGEH, from the coding sequence GTGACGCGGGCGACGCTCGTGGCAGCCGCGGCGCTCGTCGCCGGAGGCTGCGTCACCCGGGCCGACGGCGCGGACGGCAACGCCTCACCCGCCCCGGCCAGGTCGGCCACCGCCCCCGTCCCCACCCCCGAGGGCAGGTCGCCCGAAGGGACCCTCCTGGTGGCCGACTTCGGCGCCGACACGGTCACGTTCGTCGCCCCCGACCGGGGCGCCTTCGACTCCGTGAAGGTCGGCACCGCCCCCTACGGTCTCGTCGTCGGCCGGGACGGCCGGGCCTGGGTCGCCACGGCCGAGGGTGTCGCCGTCGTCGACACGTCCGCGCGCAAGCGCATCGCAGTCGTCCCGTACGAGTCGGAGGGCATCGGTGAGCCGACGCACGGCGAGTACCGGGGCGGCGGCATGGGCATCGCCCTCGGGCCCGACGGCCGCCGGGCGTACGTCGGTGTCAACCACCCGGGCAAAAACGGCGCGTTGGAAGTCGTCGACACCGGCACGCTGAAGGTCGCGGGCACCGCCGAGGTCGGCCGCCGCCCGTTCGACGTGGATGTCTCCGAGGACGGCGGCGAGGTGTACGCCACCGGCCACGACTCCTTCGATGTCACGGTCGTGGCCACCGATTCCCTGGACACCCGCCGCATCGAGGTGGCCCCGTACGGCACCCGAGGCGGCCTCGGCTCCTGGCTCAAGCCGCACTACGCCGCGGTACGCCCGGCGGACGGGAAACTGCTGCTGCCCTTCGAAGGGGAGCGGCTGGTCGTCCTGGACCCGCTGACAGGCGAGTCCCACACCGAGGAGATGACCGCCAACACACACCAGCACGGTGTGACGATCACCGGGGACGGCACGCTGCTGGCGGTGGGCACGGGCCCCATCGACCCGGCCGAGGACGAGTCGCCGTCGCTGACCGTCCGCGCCCCGGGCGGCGAGGAGAAGGTCATCCCCCTCACGGGACCGCATGAGGATGTCGCCGTCAGCCCGGACGGCGCGACCGCGTATGTGACCGGAGGCTTCACCCGCGACGGCTACTGGAACGGCATCACCGTCGTCGACCTCGACTCCGGTGGGAGTCGTCGACTGACGGCGGGTGAACGGCCGTTGGGCATCGCGCTGGTATTCGGAGAGCACTAG
- a CDS encoding ankyrin repeat domain-containing protein, with product MNTVDAALLEAAAAGDAPAVRAALDAGGGVEARDAHRRTPLLLTSLGDHVAAAGLLVAAGADPNAQDDRGDSAWLVTGVTGSVAMLRALLPASPDMTVTNRFGGVSLIPAAERGHVDYVRAVLRETDMDVDHVNRLGWTALLEAVILGDGGLPHQEIVELLLTAGATVDLPDGDGVTALEHAERRGFSEIAGLLRAVR from the coding sequence GTGAACACTGTCGATGCCGCCCTGCTGGAGGCCGCGGCCGCCGGTGACGCCCCAGCCGTGCGTGCCGCGCTCGACGCCGGTGGCGGGGTGGAGGCGCGGGACGCGCACCGCCGCACGCCGCTGCTGCTCACCTCGCTCGGAGACCATGTCGCGGCGGCCGGACTCCTCGTCGCCGCCGGTGCCGATCCGAACGCCCAGGACGACCGCGGCGACAGCGCCTGGCTGGTCACCGGCGTCACGGGCAGTGTCGCCATGCTGCGCGCCTTGTTGCCCGCGAGCCCCGACATGACAGTGACCAACCGCTTCGGAGGCGTATCGCTGATCCCGGCGGCCGAGCGGGGCCACGTGGACTACGTACGGGCGGTGCTCCGCGAAACCGACATGGACGTCGACCATGTCAACCGCCTCGGCTGGACGGCCCTCCTGGAGGCGGTGATCCTCGGCGACGGCGGCCTCCCCCACCAGGAGATCGTCGAACTGCTCCTGACGGCCGGAGCCACCGTGGACCTCCCCGACGGCGACGGGGTCACCGCCCTGGAACACGCCGAGCGGCGCGGCTTTTCGGAGATCGCGGGCCTGCTGAGGGCCGTGCGGTGA
- a CDS encoding heme-binding protein encodes MQQKLSKRARVLTGGTLAAALAIGGVGAWSASAAGPESAPAAAAPAKPADENTTERTRLTIDAATDAARAAMNAAAKENQRVSVAVVDRDGNTIVTLRGDGAGPQSYEAAEEKAFTAVSWNAPTSELTKRLDDAPTLKDIPGTLFLGGGAPVASEGAPIAGIGVAGAPSGDLDEKFAQAGVASLTK; translated from the coding sequence ATGCAGCAGAAGCTGTCGAAGCGCGCCCGCGTCCTCACCGGCGGCACCCTCGCCGCCGCCCTCGCGATCGGTGGCGTCGGCGCCTGGTCCGCGAGCGCGGCCGGCCCCGAGTCGGCTCCGGCCGCTGCCGCGCCCGCCAAGCCGGCGGACGAGAACACCACCGAGCGCACCCGCCTGACCATCGACGCCGCCACCGACGCCGCCCGGGCCGCCATGAACGCGGCGGCGAAGGAGAACCAGCGCGTCTCGGTGGCCGTGGTCGACCGCGACGGCAATACGATCGTCACCCTGCGCGGCGACGGCGCGGGACCGCAGTCGTACGAGGCCGCCGAGGAGAAGGCGTTCACCGCCGTCTCCTGGAACGCCCCGACCTCCGAGCTGACCAAGCGCCTCGACGACGCCCCGACACTGAAGGACATTCCGGGCACGCTCTTCCTCGGCGGCGGCGCTCCGGTCGCGTCCGAGGGCGCGCCGATCGCCGGAATCGGTGTCGCGGGTGCGCCCTCCGGCGACCTGGACGAGAAGTTCGCGCAGGCGGGCGTCGCCTCGCTGACCAAGTGA
- a CDS encoding sensor histidine kinase, with translation MDARGQLPTGDPDAGRLAYVVHATFVVLLAAATVRFVQRHGSNANLPAVIVLALLLAVLYVAISRLRPLTAPQLPVSWPPAGHLAVLVPLVAVWAALVSQAPSFAWVAVPLIYVTLHTLPLSAAFALIAVLTLFAITAQLTLAGRFDLDLVVGPAAVVAFATAVFARLQRLAVRQRSLIDDLIRTRRELAATERRAGVLTERQRLSMEIHDTLAQGLSSQRMLLQAATRVWDADPVKAHGHIRTAATIADHNLAEARRFVHDLAPADLAEGSGLPEALRTLASRESDAALTVRVHIDDHTGVPLPDRVQSALLRIAQGALANVREHAQATTATLTLTTLEDEAVLDVADDGRGFDRAARPSTAVRGHGIPAINARLRQLGGTLTIDSAPGEGTVLTAAIPLEQPQ, from the coding sequence GTGGACGCGAGAGGGCAGCTGCCGACCGGCGACCCGGACGCCGGCAGGCTGGCGTACGTCGTCCACGCGACGTTCGTCGTGCTGCTCGCCGCCGCCACCGTGCGCTTCGTACAGCGGCACGGCAGCAACGCCAACCTGCCCGCGGTGATCGTCCTCGCCTTGCTCCTCGCCGTGCTGTACGTGGCCATCTCCCGGCTGCGACCCCTCACGGCCCCGCAGCTTCCGGTGTCCTGGCCGCCCGCCGGTCACCTGGCGGTCCTGGTCCCGCTGGTCGCGGTGTGGGCGGCGCTGGTGAGCCAGGCGCCGAGCTTCGCCTGGGTCGCGGTCCCGCTCATCTACGTCACGCTGCACACCCTGCCCCTGTCGGCCGCGTTCGCCCTGATCGCCGTCCTCACCCTCTTCGCGATCACCGCACAGCTCACCCTGGCCGGCCGCTTCGACCTGGACCTCGTGGTCGGCCCGGCCGCCGTCGTCGCCTTCGCCACGGCGGTCTTCGCCCGGCTCCAGCGGCTGGCCGTACGTCAGCGGTCACTGATCGACGACCTGATCCGCACCCGCCGGGAGCTCGCCGCCACCGAGCGACGGGCGGGCGTCCTCACCGAGCGGCAGCGCCTGTCCATGGAGATCCACGACACCCTCGCGCAGGGCCTGTCGAGCCAGCGGATGCTCCTGCAGGCCGCGACGCGCGTCTGGGACGCCGACCCGGTCAAGGCCCACGGCCACATCCGGACTGCCGCGACGATCGCCGATCACAACCTCGCCGAGGCCCGCCGCTTCGTCCACGACCTGGCCCCCGCCGACCTGGCCGAGGGCAGCGGCCTGCCCGAGGCTCTGCGCACCCTCGCCTCCCGGGAGAGCGACGCCGCGCTCACCGTCCGGGTCCACATCGACGACCACACCGGCGTCCCGCTGCCCGACCGGGTGCAGTCCGCCCTGCTGCGCATCGCCCAGGGCGCCCTGGCGAACGTACGTGAGCACGCGCAGGCGACGACCGCGACCCTCACCCTCACCACGCTGGAGGACGAGGCGGTCCTGGACGTCGCCGACGACGGCCGAGGCTTCGACCGGGCGGCCCGTCCCTCCACAGCCGTCCGCGGACACGGCATCCCGGCGATCAACGCCCGGCTCCGCCAGCTCGGCGGCACCCTCACCATCGACTCGGCGCCCGGCGAAGGCACCGTCCTGACCGCCGCGATCCCCCTGGAGCAGCCACAGTGA
- a CDS encoding response regulator transcription factor, protein MNAPPVRVLLCDDHVIVRAGLLALLDSAPDVDVVAEAGTGEEALALAARHHPDVVLMDLQLGQGIDGVETTRRLAAVPGEGPRVLVLTTYDTDADVTRAIEAGATGYLLKAERPEELFAAIHAAAEGRTTLSAPVASRVMANLRRPRPTLTDRELDILAQLAQGLNNRDIAKALFIGETTVKTHLRRIYEKLGVDTRTGAVAVAKEQRLLP, encoded by the coding sequence GTGAACGCCCCACCGGTACGAGTCCTGCTCTGCGACGACCACGTGATCGTGCGGGCCGGTCTGCTGGCCCTGCTGGACAGCGCTCCGGACGTCGACGTCGTCGCGGAGGCCGGCACCGGCGAGGAGGCGCTCGCGCTCGCCGCCAGGCACCACCCCGACGTGGTCCTGATGGACCTGCAACTCGGCCAGGGCATCGACGGTGTCGAGACCACGCGCCGCCTCGCCGCCGTCCCCGGCGAGGGTCCCCGTGTTCTCGTTCTCACCACGTACGACACCGACGCCGACGTCACCCGTGCCATCGAGGCGGGCGCCACCGGCTACCTCCTGAAGGCCGAACGCCCCGAGGAACTGTTCGCCGCCATTCACGCCGCCGCCGAGGGCCGCACCACCCTTTCCGCTCCGGTCGCGAGCCGCGTGATGGCCAACCTGCGCCGCCCCCGCCCCACCCTGACCGACCGCGAACTCGACATCCTCGCCCAGCTCGCCCAGGGCCTGAACAACCGCGACATCGCCAAGGCTCTCTTCATCGGCGAGACCACCGTCAAGACCCACCTGCGCCGTATCTACGAAAAACTCGGCGTCGACACCCGCACCGGCGCGGTGGCGGTGGCGAAGGAGCAACGGCTGCTGCCATGA
- a CDS encoding GMC oxidoreductase, translating into MKGTTTEGSGSTGTSRRRFIAGASALAGAAAWAGRTATAPARAATARGPVEDGARVAALVIGSGYGGCVAALRLAQAGVDVHLIEKGMSWDTPGPDGRIFCGTLDPDHRSYWLRTRTRQPVSSFLGLPVDRPVPRYTGVLDAEDMGGITVYQGRGLGGGSLVNGGMAVTPARENFGAVLPSVDAEEMYRRYYPRANAALGVATVDRDWFETAECYRYARLGREQAERAGLRSVFVPNVYDWEYMEREAERTAPRSALAGEVLYGNNHGKKSLQRTYLARIRETGRVTVSPLHEVVSVSPARDGGYTVVVHRTDTGGVVRATKTVTADKVFFAAGSVGTSKLLTRLRATGALPRLSDEVGRGWGDNGNIMCARANHLWTRTGTLQSTIPATGIDNWTAGGAFGEVVPLPTGIETHASLYLSITRNPHRAEFSWNPRSGRVELNWRRAWKRPAVELARTIYDRINTREGTGYRYDLFGARGAWGDHLTYHPLGGVVLNRATDNYGRLRGYAGLYVIDGSLIPGNTTVNPFVTITALAERNIEAIVANDL; encoded by the coding sequence ATGAAGGGCACCACCACGGAGGGCTCCGGGTCCACCGGCACATCGCGTCGACGGTTCATCGCAGGCGCTTCCGCACTGGCCGGAGCCGCGGCCTGGGCGGGCAGGACCGCCACGGCTCCGGCGCGGGCCGCAACCGCGCGCGGCCCGGTCGAGGACGGCGCGCGCGTTGCGGCACTGGTGATCGGCAGCGGATACGGAGGGTGTGTGGCCGCGCTGCGCCTGGCGCAGGCCGGGGTCGACGTCCACCTGATCGAGAAGGGCATGTCCTGGGACACCCCGGGGCCCGACGGCAGGATCTTCTGCGGAACGCTGGACCCGGACCACCGCTCGTACTGGCTGCGCACCCGCACCCGACAGCCCGTCAGCAGCTTCCTCGGCCTCCCCGTCGACCGGCCGGTCCCCCGGTACACCGGTGTCCTGGACGCCGAGGACATGGGTGGGATCACCGTCTACCAGGGGCGCGGACTCGGCGGCGGTTCGCTGGTCAACGGCGGTATGGCGGTCACGCCCGCACGCGAGAACTTCGGCGCGGTCCTGCCGTCGGTGGACGCCGAGGAGATGTACCGCCGCTACTACCCCCGGGCCAACGCCGCGCTGGGCGTCGCCACCGTCGACCGGGACTGGTTCGAGACCGCGGAGTGCTACCGGTACGCCAGGCTCGGCCGGGAGCAGGCCGAGCGCGCGGGACTGCGGTCGGTCTTCGTGCCGAACGTGTACGACTGGGAGTACATGGAGCGGGAGGCCGAGCGGACCGCGCCCCGCTCGGCGCTCGCCGGTGAGGTCCTCTACGGCAACAACCACGGCAAGAAGTCCTTGCAGCGGACGTACCTCGCCAGGATCCGGGAGACCGGCAGGGTCACCGTCTCGCCGCTGCACGAGGTCGTCTCGGTCTCCCCCGCGCGCGACGGCGGTTACACGGTCGTCGTCCACCGCACCGACACCGGCGGCGTGGTCAGGGCCACCAAGACCGTGACCGCGGACAAGGTGTTCTTCGCCGCCGGGAGCGTCGGTACGAGCAAGCTGCTGACCCGGCTGAGGGCGACCGGCGCGCTGCCCCGGCTGAGCGACGAGGTCGGCCGGGGCTGGGGTGACAACGGAAACATCATGTGCGCCCGCGCCAATCACCTGTGGACCCGTACGGGCACACTGCAGTCCACCATCCCGGCGACCGGGATCGACAACTGGACGGCGGGCGGCGCCTTCGGCGAGGTGGTGCCGCTGCCCACCGGAATCGAGACGCACGCCTCGCTCTATCTGTCGATCACCCGGAACCCGCATCGCGCCGAGTTCTCCTGGAACCCCAGGTCGGGCCGGGTCGAACTGAACTGGCGGCGTGCCTGGAAACGGCCCGCCGTGGAGCTGGCCAGGACCATCTACGACCGGATCAACACCCGGGAGGGCACCGGTTACCGGTACGACCTCTTCGGCGCGCGCGGGGCCTGGGGCGACCACCTCACGTACCACCCGCTGGGCGGCGTCGTCCTGAACAGGGCCACCGACAACTACGGGCGCCTGCGCGGCTACGCCGGTCTGTACGTCATCGACGGCTCGCTCATTCCGGGCAACACCACGGTGAACCCGTTCGTCACGATCACGGCACTCGCCGAGCGGAACATCGAGGCGATCGTCGCGAACGACCTGTAG